From the Bacteroidales bacterium genome, one window contains:
- a CDS encoding rhomboid family intramembrane serine protease yields the protein MKNETNIEYRRFILSMIPPAFILLIIWLVKIVELAGGLELYYYGILPRKISGLAGIFAAPFIHSGFNHLINNTVPFFFLLTAIFYFYQKVAWRVLFYSYILTGILVWLVARSSYHIGASGLIYSFASFLFTSGIIRRNINLLAISLLVIFLYGSMVWGIFPYMPEMSWESHLMGLLTGVGLSFNYRHEGPGPTKFISDMEEEEEEESEEEERGESEESREENDRHCEEQEV from the coding sequence TTGAAGAACGAAACCAATATTGAGTACAGAAGGTTTATCCTGAGCATGATTCCGCCGGCCTTTATCCTGCTCATTATATGGCTTGTTAAAATTGTGGAGCTTGCAGGCGGTCTTGAACTCTATTATTACGGCATTCTGCCACGCAAAATATCAGGGCTTGCAGGTATTTTTGCTGCACCTTTTATTCATTCAGGCTTTAATCACCTCATCAATAATACAGTTCCCTTTTTCTTCCTGCTGACTGCCATATTTTATTTTTACCAGAAAGTTGCCTGGAGGGTGCTGTTTTATTCTTATATCCTAACCGGAATTCTAGTATGGCTTGTGGCACGTTCATCCTACCACATAGGTGCAAGTGGTCTTATATACAGTTTTGCTTCCTTTCTCTTCACAAGCGGAATCATACGGAGGAACATCAACCTGCTGGCCATTTCGTTGCTTGTCATTTTTCTCTACGGAAGCATGGTATGGGGTATCTTCCCCTATATGCCTGAAATGTCATGGGAATCGCACCTGATGGGACTGCTCACCGGCGTAGGCCTTTCCTTTAACTACAGGCACGAAGGCCCGGGTCCGACAAAATTTATCAGCGATATGGAGGAAGAGGAGGAAGAAGAGTCGGAGGAAGAGGAGAGAGGAGAGTCGGAAGAAAGTAGGGAGGAGAACGACCGTCATTGCGAGGAGCAGGAAGTATAA